A DNA window from Lathyrus oleraceus cultivar Zhongwan6 unplaced genomic scaffold, CAAS_Psat_ZW6_1.0 chrUn0079, whole genome shotgun sequence contains the following coding sequences:
- the LOC127112352 gene encoding 18.1 kDa class I heat shock protein-like, protein MSLFSNSIFGRRRSKSPQDHHHHHHQSRNNHPSHQTHGYEVSQTHTPHITLPPNFHEPSPIVDTIDIEWKETPEAHVFKAHLPGMKRSDVRVEVDDDRMLCIICEKSVEMEEQSGGWHRIEVASGHFVQRLTLPENSKVDHVKAYMDNDVLTINVPKNRVVNKRVRNV, encoded by the coding sequence ATGTCACTCTTTTCCAATAGTATCTTTGGTCGAAGAAGATCAAAATCACCACAagatcatcatcatcatcatcaccaatcAAGGAACAACCACCCATCACACCAAACCCATGGTTATGAAGTTTCTCAAACCCACACACCCCATATAACACTACCACCAAATTTCCACGAGCCATCACCAATTGTCGACACCATTGACATAGAGTGGAAAGAAACCCCTGAAGCTCATGTTTTCAAAGCACATCTTCCGGGGATGAAACGAAGCGACGTGAGAGTTGAAGTTGATGATGACAGAATGCTATGTATCATTTGTGAGAAGAGTGTCGAAATGGAAGAACAAAGTGGTGGATGGCACCGTATTGAGGTTGCTAGTGGTCATTTTGTTCAGCGTCTTACTTTGCCTGAAAACTCTAAGGTTGATCATGTTAAGGCTTATATGGATAATGATGTGCTCACTATTAATGTTCCTAAGAATAGAGTTGTCAACAAACGTGTTAGGAATGTTTAA